In Anopheles gambiae chromosome 2, idAnoGambNW_F1_1, whole genome shotgun sequence, a single window of DNA contains:
- the LOC1282051 gene encoding myogenesis-regulating glycosidase isoform X1, with translation MHKGATTDEPHGTSRQGHGRQSKAGVPIEKENIPFVDSDHEDDCFDDGGDRLAAAISSRSTVDQEYDIMTESQENLARAYITGRNAAGPSLAERRMQEKLTVSIDTSSNDGDLIEEARDKATELKLIDERARGLRRNSISLPSLNVNELEVLRSAHECENGSKISVMESGSDSLSDGTTVTPETPTTPANLKPMLQFNDDSSSDEDDKRRSKNLFRTKRRSSIAPLPALRLNDKEMMSNDFDTHSVLSNQASITSVNSLASLLKEKMQNVPAIIRKKKRETKDYKLRVFVGMLFLIIVFLVGYAYVMYNQKLLAKSYFESIKFHKKTRNFRLLDGKGGELLTGVLGTSLNIEQPYNCLPKDLKDDGSVCYEWNSKARLYMNLAKSPGPDIKCYSFQWESLLADLYPTDCFDVSEERGFWYGGGLTKGIEYILGKATIPAGPFVTGDINMHQWGNALKRYFLNSRGVAIQVDEKTPLYVSVNTDSGKRLCLQGKNDKFAFVNQQTRFPELKYTVCSGPDMKTLHNGLMQKSLWDGLTERDNDVIKSLLREPVWQIPASKQEDLTEVAIYNYTESIIALGYLRLGHVLVNEFWQRTIGDFRLDSERFPTLDETVNILHRRGFRVSFMIQPFISTESSNFREAVAKKLLIFERESERSIPALTRYKSTTSAGVLDVTNNASIPWLAEQLKKISETVEIDSYFVDFGTAFNIPRYYQCSQTLVNPDEYKNYFMERFEGTLSIFGVSSAISVPRPPAFLSLPPVNSSWSGLQSIIPTMLSYGIIGFPFLMPGPVGGDFVLPTQQLKKMYSYYSFELPPLPDKELYIRWLQLATFLPVLRFTHLPSEYRDETVTVIAKELADIRQRVLPLLERFSSIAMDEGLPIIRPLWMLDSTDVNCFSIDDEFSIGDGMIVAPVLKKGETVREVYLPQGVWKDGIDESLRKGSRWIHNYHVPQNKVAYFIKMPDNTRF, from the exons ATGCACAAAGGTGCTACAACGGATGAACCACATGGAACGTCACGGCAAGGGCACGGTCGGCAGTCCAAGGCAGGCGTCCCAATCGAGAAAGAGAACATCCCCTTTGTCGATTCGGATCACGAAGACGACTGCTTTGACGACGGCGGCGATCGTTTGGCAGCCGCGATCAGTAGTAGATCGACAGTTGACCAAGAGTACGACATTATGACGGAAAGCCAGGAGAATCTCGCTCGAGCCTATATTACTGGCCGTAACGCAGCGGGTCCCAGCCTTGCCGAAAGAAGGATGCAGGAAAAGCTAACAGTTTCCATCGACACCAGCAGTAATGATGG GGATTTGATCGAAGAGGCCAGGGACAAAGCTACGGAGCTGAAACTGATCGACGAACGAGCTAGAGGTTTGCGTCGAAACTCCATTTCCTTACCAAGCCTGAATGTGAATGAGCTGGAAGTACTGAGATCAGCGCATGAATGTGAAAATGGTTCAAAAATATCG GTCATGGAATCTGGATCAGATTCTCTGTCGGACGGAACTACGGTTACCCCAGAAACTCCTACTACACCAGCAAACCTCAAACCAATGCTACAGTTTAATGATGATAGCAGTAGCGACGAGGACGATAAACGCCGTAGCAA AAACCTCTTCCGGACTAAACGACGCTCCTCGATTGCACCACTGCCCGCCTTGAGATTAAACGACAAGGAGATGATGTCGAACGACTTCGATACGCACAGCGTGCTAAgcaatcaggcttcgatcACCAGCGTAAACTCATTGGCCAGCTTGCTGAAGGAAAAAATGCAG AACGTACCTGCTATCATTCGCAAGAAAAAGCGCGAAACTAAAGACTACAAGCTTCGCGTGTTTGTCGGGATGTTATTCCTTATCATAGTATTTCTG GTTGGATATGCGTACGTTATGTACAACCAGAAGCTGTTGGCCAAGTCGTACTTCGAGAGCATTAAGTTTCACAAGAAAACTAGGAACTTTCGCCTGCTGGATGGGAAAGGGGGTGAGCTGTTAACGGGGGTGTTGGGAACTTCGCTGAATATAGAGCAGCCGTACAACTGCTTGCCGAAGGATCTGAAGGACGATGGCAGTGTTTGTTATGAGTGGAACTCAAAGGCGAGACTTTACATGAATCTAGCCAAATCGCCAGGACCGGACATCAAATGCTACTCGTTTCAGTGGGAGTCTTTGCTAGCTGATCTCTACCCGACGGACTGTTTCGATGTTTCCGAGGAGCGTGGCTTCTGGTATGGTGGAGGATTGACCAAGGGTATTGAATACATTCTCGGGAAAGCAACGATTCCTGCCGGACCGTTCGTGACCGGTGACATCAACATGCATCAGTGGGGCAACGCACTGAAGCGATATTTTCTAAACTCACGCGGAGTTGCCATTCAAGTGGACGAGAAGACGCCTCTATACGTAAGCGTAAACACCGATTCCGGCAAACGGCTGTGTTTGCAGGGCAAAAACGACAAATTTGCCTTTGTAAATCAGCAGACGCGCTTCCCAGAGTTGAAGTACACCGTTTGCTCGGGACCGGACATGAAAACGCTTCACAACGGGCTGATGCAGAAAAGCCTGTGGGATGGATTGACTGAGCGGGACAATGACGTGATAAAGTCTCTGCTACGCGAACCAGTATGGCAGATACCGGCCTCCAAGCAGGAAGATCTCACCGAGGTGGCCATCTACAATTACACGGAAAGCATCATTGCGCTCGGATATCTGCGGCTAGGGCATGTGCTTGTGAACGAgttttggcagcgcacgatTGGCGATTTCCGGCTGGATTCGGAACGTTTCCCCACGCTGGACGAAACCGTCAACATACTTCACCGGCGAGGCTTCCGCGTTTCGTTTATGATTCAGCCGTTCATCAGCACCGAAAGTAGCAACTTCCGGGAAGCGGTCGCCAAAAAGCTGCTTATATTTGAACGTGAATCGGAAAGAAGCATCCCGGCACTCACGCGTTACAAGAGCACAACGAGCGCCGGTGTGTTGGACGTAACCAATAATGCCTCCATACCGTGGCTGGCCGAGCAGCTGAAAAAGATATCGGAAACGGTAGAGATAGACTCCTATTTTGTGGACTTTGGCACTGCGTTCAACATTCCACGCTACTATCAATGCTCCCAGACGCTTGTCAATCCGGACGAGTACAAAAACTACTTCATGGAGCGCTTTGAAGGCACGCTGAGCATCTTTGGTGTGTCGAGTGCCATATCCGTGCCACGTCCGCCAGCGTTTCTTAGCCTACCGCCAGTGAATAGCTCGTGGAGTGGGCTGCAAAGCATAATTCCTACGATGCTTTCCTACGGCATTATAGGCTTTCCGTTCTTAATGCCCGGCCCCGTCGGTGGAGACTTTGTGCTGCCTACGCAGCAATTaaagaaaatgtattcataCTACTCCTTCGAGCTGCCACCACTGCCTGATAAGGAGCTGTACATCCGATGGCTTCAGCTTGCCACGTTTCTGCCCGTATTGCGTTTCACTCACCTACCGTCGGAATATAGGGATGAAACGGTAACGGTAATTGCGAAAGAATTGGCCGACATTCGGCAGAGAGTGCTTCCCCTGCTGGAGCGTTTTTCGAGCATCGCCATGGACGAAGGATTGCCGATCATCCGCCCGCTTTGGATGCTGGATTCGACCGATGTGAACTGTTTTTCGATCGACGATGAATTTTCCATTGGCGATGGAATGATTGTGGCTCCCGTGCTCAAAAAAGGAGAAACGGTTCGTGAAG TTTATTTACCGCAGGGCGTTTGGAAGGATGGCATCGATGAGTCATTGCGGAAGGGAAGCCGATGGATACACAACTATCACGTGCCGCAGAATAAAGTAGCGTATTTCATAAAAATGCCCGATAATACGCGCTTCTAG
- the LOC1282051 gene encoding myogenesis-regulating glycosidase isoform X3, which translates to MVNQCSVQRECEMEEFVVEPKYATFSHFGQTGNLFRTKRRSSIAPLPALRLNDKEMMSNDFDTHSVLSNQASITSVNSLASLLKEKMQNVPAIIRKKKRETKDYKLRVFVGMLFLIIVFLVGYAYVMYNQKLLAKSYFESIKFHKKTRNFRLLDGKGGELLTGVLGTSLNIEQPYNCLPKDLKDDGSVCYEWNSKARLYMNLAKSPGPDIKCYSFQWESLLADLYPTDCFDVSEERGFWYGGGLTKGIEYILGKATIPAGPFVTGDINMHQWGNALKRYFLNSRGVAIQVDEKTPLYVSVNTDSGKRLCLQGKNDKFAFVNQQTRFPELKYTVCSGPDMKTLHNGLMQKSLWDGLTERDNDVIKSLLREPVWQIPASKQEDLTEVAIYNYTESIIALGYLRLGHVLVNEFWQRTIGDFRLDSERFPTLDETVNILHRRGFRVSFMIQPFISTESSNFREAVAKKLLIFERESERSIPALTRYKSTTSAGVLDVTNNASIPWLAEQLKKISETVEIDSYFVDFGTAFNIPRYYQCSQTLVNPDEYKNYFMERFEGTLSIFGVSSAISVPRPPAFLSLPPVNSSWSGLQSIIPTMLSYGIIGFPFLMPGPVGGDFVLPTQQLKKMYSYYSFELPPLPDKELYIRWLQLATFLPVLRFTHLPSEYRDETVTVIAKELADIRQRVLPLLERFSSIAMDEGLPIIRPLWMLDSTDVNCFSIDDEFSIGDGMIVAPVLKKGETVREVYLPQGVWKDGIDESLRKGSRWIHNYHVPQNKVAYFIKMPDNTRF; encoded by the exons ATGGTCAACCAGTGTTCTGTGCAGCGCGAGTGTGAAATGGAAGAGTTTGTGGTGGAGCCTAAATATGCCACCTTCAGTCACTTCGGCCAAACAGG AAACCTCTTCCGGACTAAACGACGCTCCTCGATTGCACCACTGCCCGCCTTGAGATTAAACGACAAGGAGATGATGTCGAACGACTTCGATACGCACAGCGTGCTAAgcaatcaggcttcgatcACCAGCGTAAACTCATTGGCCAGCTTGCTGAAGGAAAAAATGCAG AACGTACCTGCTATCATTCGCAAGAAAAAGCGCGAAACTAAAGACTACAAGCTTCGCGTGTTTGTCGGGATGTTATTCCTTATCATAGTATTTCTG GTTGGATATGCGTACGTTATGTACAACCAGAAGCTGTTGGCCAAGTCGTACTTCGAGAGCATTAAGTTTCACAAGAAAACTAGGAACTTTCGCCTGCTGGATGGGAAAGGGGGTGAGCTGTTAACGGGGGTGTTGGGAACTTCGCTGAATATAGAGCAGCCGTACAACTGCTTGCCGAAGGATCTGAAGGACGATGGCAGTGTTTGTTATGAGTGGAACTCAAAGGCGAGACTTTACATGAATCTAGCCAAATCGCCAGGACCGGACATCAAATGCTACTCGTTTCAGTGGGAGTCTTTGCTAGCTGATCTCTACCCGACGGACTGTTTCGATGTTTCCGAGGAGCGTGGCTTCTGGTATGGTGGAGGATTGACCAAGGGTATTGAATACATTCTCGGGAAAGCAACGATTCCTGCCGGACCGTTCGTGACCGGTGACATCAACATGCATCAGTGGGGCAACGCACTGAAGCGATATTTTCTAAACTCACGCGGAGTTGCCATTCAAGTGGACGAGAAGACGCCTCTATACGTAAGCGTAAACACCGATTCCGGCAAACGGCTGTGTTTGCAGGGCAAAAACGACAAATTTGCCTTTGTAAATCAGCAGACGCGCTTCCCAGAGTTGAAGTACACCGTTTGCTCGGGACCGGACATGAAAACGCTTCACAACGGGCTGATGCAGAAAAGCCTGTGGGATGGATTGACTGAGCGGGACAATGACGTGATAAAGTCTCTGCTACGCGAACCAGTATGGCAGATACCGGCCTCCAAGCAGGAAGATCTCACCGAGGTGGCCATCTACAATTACACGGAAAGCATCATTGCGCTCGGATATCTGCGGCTAGGGCATGTGCTTGTGAACGAgttttggcagcgcacgatTGGCGATTTCCGGCTGGATTCGGAACGTTTCCCCACGCTGGACGAAACCGTCAACATACTTCACCGGCGAGGCTTCCGCGTTTCGTTTATGATTCAGCCGTTCATCAGCACCGAAAGTAGCAACTTCCGGGAAGCGGTCGCCAAAAAGCTGCTTATATTTGAACGTGAATCGGAAAGAAGCATCCCGGCACTCACGCGTTACAAGAGCACAACGAGCGCCGGTGTGTTGGACGTAACCAATAATGCCTCCATACCGTGGCTGGCCGAGCAGCTGAAAAAGATATCGGAAACGGTAGAGATAGACTCCTATTTTGTGGACTTTGGCACTGCGTTCAACATTCCACGCTACTATCAATGCTCCCAGACGCTTGTCAATCCGGACGAGTACAAAAACTACTTCATGGAGCGCTTTGAAGGCACGCTGAGCATCTTTGGTGTGTCGAGTGCCATATCCGTGCCACGTCCGCCAGCGTTTCTTAGCCTACCGCCAGTGAATAGCTCGTGGAGTGGGCTGCAAAGCATAATTCCTACGATGCTTTCCTACGGCATTATAGGCTTTCCGTTCTTAATGCCCGGCCCCGTCGGTGGAGACTTTGTGCTGCCTACGCAGCAATTaaagaaaatgtattcataCTACTCCTTCGAGCTGCCACCACTGCCTGATAAGGAGCTGTACATCCGATGGCTTCAGCTTGCCACGTTTCTGCCCGTATTGCGTTTCACTCACCTACCGTCGGAATATAGGGATGAAACGGTAACGGTAATTGCGAAAGAATTGGCCGACATTCGGCAGAGAGTGCTTCCCCTGCTGGAGCGTTTTTCGAGCATCGCCATGGACGAAGGATTGCCGATCATCCGCCCGCTTTGGATGCTGGATTCGACCGATGTGAACTGTTTTTCGATCGACGATGAATTTTCCATTGGCGATGGAATGATTGTGGCTCCCGTGCTCAAAAAAGGAGAAACGGTTCGTGAAG TTTATTTACCGCAGGGCGTTTGGAAGGATGGCATCGATGAGTCATTGCGGAAGGGAAGCCGATGGATACACAACTATCACGTGCCGCAGAATAAAGTAGCGTATTTCATAAAAATGCCCGATAATACGCGCTTCTAG
- the LOC1282051 gene encoding myogenesis-regulating glycosidase isoform X2 codes for MVNQCSVQRECEMEEFVVEPKYATFSHFGQTGNLFRTKRRSSIAPLPALRLNDKEMMSNDFDTHSVLSNQASITSVNSLASLLKEKMQNVPAIIRKKKRETKDYKLRVFVGMLFLIIVFLVGYAYVMYNQKLLAKSYFESIKFHKKTRNFRLLDGKGGELLTGVLGTSLNIEQPYNCLPKDLKDDGSVCYEWNSKARLYMNLAKSPGPDIKCYSFQWESLLADLYPTDCFDVSEERGFWYGGGLTKGIEYILGKATIPAGPFVTGDINMHQWGNALKRYFLNSRGVAIQVDEKTPLYVSVNTDSGKRLCLQGKNDKFAFVNQQTRFPELKYTVCSGPDMKTLHNGLMQKSLWDGLTERDNDVIKSLLREPVWQIPASKQEDLTEVAIYNYTESIIALGYLRLGHVLVNEFWQRTIGDFRLDSERFPTLDETVNILHRRGFRVSFMIQPFISTESSNFREAVAKKLLIFERESERSIPALTRYKSTTSAGVLDVTNNASIPWLAEQLKKISETVEIDSYFVDFGTAFNIPRYYQCSQTLVNPDEYKNYFMERFEGTLSIFGVSSAISVPRPPAFLSLPPVNSSWSGLQSIIPTMLSYGIIGFPFLMPGPVGGDFVLPTQQLKKMYSYYSFELPPLPDKELYIRWLQLATFLPVLRFTHLPSEYRDETVTVIAKELADIRQRVLPLLERFSSIAMDEGLPIIRPLWMLDSTDVNCFSIDDEFSIGDGMIVAPVLKKGETVREGMFVAVSVCFVSRTQKWSHLSNFFVYAFVSVYLPQGVWKDGIDESLRKGSRWIHNYHVPQNKVAYFIKMPDNTRF; via the exons ATGGTCAACCAGTGTTCTGTGCAGCGCGAGTGTGAAATGGAAGAGTTTGTGGTGGAGCCTAAATATGCCACCTTCAGTCACTTCGGCCAAACAGG AAACCTCTTCCGGACTAAACGACGCTCCTCGATTGCACCACTGCCCGCCTTGAGATTAAACGACAAGGAGATGATGTCGAACGACTTCGATACGCACAGCGTGCTAAgcaatcaggcttcgatcACCAGCGTAAACTCATTGGCCAGCTTGCTGAAGGAAAAAATGCAG AACGTACCTGCTATCATTCGCAAGAAAAAGCGCGAAACTAAAGACTACAAGCTTCGCGTGTTTGTCGGGATGTTATTCCTTATCATAGTATTTCTG GTTGGATATGCGTACGTTATGTACAACCAGAAGCTGTTGGCCAAGTCGTACTTCGAGAGCATTAAGTTTCACAAGAAAACTAGGAACTTTCGCCTGCTGGATGGGAAAGGGGGTGAGCTGTTAACGGGGGTGTTGGGAACTTCGCTGAATATAGAGCAGCCGTACAACTGCTTGCCGAAGGATCTGAAGGACGATGGCAGTGTTTGTTATGAGTGGAACTCAAAGGCGAGACTTTACATGAATCTAGCCAAATCGCCAGGACCGGACATCAAATGCTACTCGTTTCAGTGGGAGTCTTTGCTAGCTGATCTCTACCCGACGGACTGTTTCGATGTTTCCGAGGAGCGTGGCTTCTGGTATGGTGGAGGATTGACCAAGGGTATTGAATACATTCTCGGGAAAGCAACGATTCCTGCCGGACCGTTCGTGACCGGTGACATCAACATGCATCAGTGGGGCAACGCACTGAAGCGATATTTTCTAAACTCACGCGGAGTTGCCATTCAAGTGGACGAGAAGACGCCTCTATACGTAAGCGTAAACACCGATTCCGGCAAACGGCTGTGTTTGCAGGGCAAAAACGACAAATTTGCCTTTGTAAATCAGCAGACGCGCTTCCCAGAGTTGAAGTACACCGTTTGCTCGGGACCGGACATGAAAACGCTTCACAACGGGCTGATGCAGAAAAGCCTGTGGGATGGATTGACTGAGCGGGACAATGACGTGATAAAGTCTCTGCTACGCGAACCAGTATGGCAGATACCGGCCTCCAAGCAGGAAGATCTCACCGAGGTGGCCATCTACAATTACACGGAAAGCATCATTGCGCTCGGATATCTGCGGCTAGGGCATGTGCTTGTGAACGAgttttggcagcgcacgatTGGCGATTTCCGGCTGGATTCGGAACGTTTCCCCACGCTGGACGAAACCGTCAACATACTTCACCGGCGAGGCTTCCGCGTTTCGTTTATGATTCAGCCGTTCATCAGCACCGAAAGTAGCAACTTCCGGGAAGCGGTCGCCAAAAAGCTGCTTATATTTGAACGTGAATCGGAAAGAAGCATCCCGGCACTCACGCGTTACAAGAGCACAACGAGCGCCGGTGTGTTGGACGTAACCAATAATGCCTCCATACCGTGGCTGGCCGAGCAGCTGAAAAAGATATCGGAAACGGTAGAGATAGACTCCTATTTTGTGGACTTTGGCACTGCGTTCAACATTCCACGCTACTATCAATGCTCCCAGACGCTTGTCAATCCGGACGAGTACAAAAACTACTTCATGGAGCGCTTTGAAGGCACGCTGAGCATCTTTGGTGTGTCGAGTGCCATATCCGTGCCACGTCCGCCAGCGTTTCTTAGCCTACCGCCAGTGAATAGCTCGTGGAGTGGGCTGCAAAGCATAATTCCTACGATGCTTTCCTACGGCATTATAGGCTTTCCGTTCTTAATGCCCGGCCCCGTCGGTGGAGACTTTGTGCTGCCTACGCAGCAATTaaagaaaatgtattcataCTACTCCTTCGAGCTGCCACCACTGCCTGATAAGGAGCTGTACATCCGATGGCTTCAGCTTGCCACGTTTCTGCCCGTATTGCGTTTCACTCACCTACCGTCGGAATATAGGGATGAAACGGTAACGGTAATTGCGAAAGAATTGGCCGACATTCGGCAGAGAGTGCTTCCCCTGCTGGAGCGTTTTTCGAGCATCGCCATGGACGAAGGATTGCCGATCATCCGCCCGCTTTGGATGCTGGATTCGACCGATGTGAACTGTTTTTCGATCGACGATGAATTTTCCATTGGCGATGGAATGATTGTGGCTCCCGTGCTCAAAAAAGGAGAAACGGTTCGTGAAGGTATGTTCGTGGCTGTCTCTGTCTGTTTTGTATCACGCACGCAAAAGTGGTCGCATTTGTCtaatttttttgtgtatgcatTTGTTTCAGTTTATTTACCGCAGGGCGTTTGGAAGGATGGCATCGATGAGTCATTGCGGAAGGGAAGCCGATGGATACACAACTATCACGTGCCGCAGAATAAAGTAGCGTATTTCATAAAAATGCCCGATAATACGCGCTTCTAG
- the LOC1282051 gene encoding myogenesis-regulating glycosidase isoform X5: MMSNDFDTHSVLSNQASITSVNSLASLLKEKMQNVPAIIRKKKRETKDYKLRVFVGMLFLIIVFLVGYAYVMYNQKLLAKSYFESIKFHKKTRNFRLLDGKGGELLTGVLGTSLNIEQPYNCLPKDLKDDGSVCYEWNSKARLYMNLAKSPGPDIKCYSFQWESLLADLYPTDCFDVSEERGFWYGGGLTKGIEYILGKATIPAGPFVTGDINMHQWGNALKRYFLNSRGVAIQVDEKTPLYVSVNTDSGKRLCLQGKNDKFAFVNQQTRFPELKYTVCSGPDMKTLHNGLMQKSLWDGLTERDNDVIKSLLREPVWQIPASKQEDLTEVAIYNYTESIIALGYLRLGHVLVNEFWQRTIGDFRLDSERFPTLDETVNILHRRGFRVSFMIQPFISTESSNFREAVAKKLLIFERESERSIPALTRYKSTTSAGVLDVTNNASIPWLAEQLKKISETVEIDSYFVDFGTAFNIPRYYQCSQTLVNPDEYKNYFMERFEGTLSIFGVSSAISVPRPPAFLSLPPVNSSWSGLQSIIPTMLSYGIIGFPFLMPGPVGGDFVLPTQQLKKMYSYYSFELPPLPDKELYIRWLQLATFLPVLRFTHLPSEYRDETVTVIAKELADIRQRVLPLLERFSSIAMDEGLPIIRPLWMLDSTDVNCFSIDDEFSIGDGMIVAPVLKKGETVREVYLPQGVWKDGIDESLRKGSRWIHNYHVPQNKVAYFIKMPDNTRF; the protein is encoded by the exons ATGATGTCGAACGACTTCGATACGCACAGCGTGCTAAgcaatcaggcttcgatcACCAGCGTAAACTCATTGGCCAGCTTGCTGAAGGAAAAAATGCAG AACGTACCTGCTATCATTCGCAAGAAAAAGCGCGAAACTAAAGACTACAAGCTTCGCGTGTTTGTCGGGATGTTATTCCTTATCATAGTATTTCTG GTTGGATATGCGTACGTTATGTACAACCAGAAGCTGTTGGCCAAGTCGTACTTCGAGAGCATTAAGTTTCACAAGAAAACTAGGAACTTTCGCCTGCTGGATGGGAAAGGGGGTGAGCTGTTAACGGGGGTGTTGGGAACTTCGCTGAATATAGAGCAGCCGTACAACTGCTTGCCGAAGGATCTGAAGGACGATGGCAGTGTTTGTTATGAGTGGAACTCAAAGGCGAGACTTTACATGAATCTAGCCAAATCGCCAGGACCGGACATCAAATGCTACTCGTTTCAGTGGGAGTCTTTGCTAGCTGATCTCTACCCGACGGACTGTTTCGATGTTTCCGAGGAGCGTGGCTTCTGGTATGGTGGAGGATTGACCAAGGGTATTGAATACATTCTCGGGAAAGCAACGATTCCTGCCGGACCGTTCGTGACCGGTGACATCAACATGCATCAGTGGGGCAACGCACTGAAGCGATATTTTCTAAACTCACGCGGAGTTGCCATTCAAGTGGACGAGAAGACGCCTCTATACGTAAGCGTAAACACCGATTCCGGCAAACGGCTGTGTTTGCAGGGCAAAAACGACAAATTTGCCTTTGTAAATCAGCAGACGCGCTTCCCAGAGTTGAAGTACACCGTTTGCTCGGGACCGGACATGAAAACGCTTCACAACGGGCTGATGCAGAAAAGCCTGTGGGATGGATTGACTGAGCGGGACAATGACGTGATAAAGTCTCTGCTACGCGAACCAGTATGGCAGATACCGGCCTCCAAGCAGGAAGATCTCACCGAGGTGGCCATCTACAATTACACGGAAAGCATCATTGCGCTCGGATATCTGCGGCTAGGGCATGTGCTTGTGAACGAgttttggcagcgcacgatTGGCGATTTCCGGCTGGATTCGGAACGTTTCCCCACGCTGGACGAAACCGTCAACATACTTCACCGGCGAGGCTTCCGCGTTTCGTTTATGATTCAGCCGTTCATCAGCACCGAAAGTAGCAACTTCCGGGAAGCGGTCGCCAAAAAGCTGCTTATATTTGAACGTGAATCGGAAAGAAGCATCCCGGCACTCACGCGTTACAAGAGCACAACGAGCGCCGGTGTGTTGGACGTAACCAATAATGCCTCCATACCGTGGCTGGCCGAGCAGCTGAAAAAGATATCGGAAACGGTAGAGATAGACTCCTATTTTGTGGACTTTGGCACTGCGTTCAACATTCCACGCTACTATCAATGCTCCCAGACGCTTGTCAATCCGGACGAGTACAAAAACTACTTCATGGAGCGCTTTGAAGGCACGCTGAGCATCTTTGGTGTGTCGAGTGCCATATCCGTGCCACGTCCGCCAGCGTTTCTTAGCCTACCGCCAGTGAATAGCTCGTGGAGTGGGCTGCAAAGCATAATTCCTACGATGCTTTCCTACGGCATTATAGGCTTTCCGTTCTTAATGCCCGGCCCCGTCGGTGGAGACTTTGTGCTGCCTACGCAGCAATTaaagaaaatgtattcataCTACTCCTTCGAGCTGCCACCACTGCCTGATAAGGAGCTGTACATCCGATGGCTTCAGCTTGCCACGTTTCTGCCCGTATTGCGTTTCACTCACCTACCGTCGGAATATAGGGATGAAACGGTAACGGTAATTGCGAAAGAATTGGCCGACATTCGGCAGAGAGTGCTTCCCCTGCTGGAGCGTTTTTCGAGCATCGCCATGGACGAAGGATTGCCGATCATCCGCCCGCTTTGGATGCTGGATTCGACCGATGTGAACTGTTTTTCGATCGACGATGAATTTTCCATTGGCGATGGAATGATTGTGGCTCCCGTGCTCAAAAAAGGAGAAACGGTTCGTGAAG TTTATTTACCGCAGGGCGTTTGGAAGGATGGCATCGATGAGTCATTGCGGAAGGGAAGCCGATGGATACACAACTATCACGTGCCGCAGAATAAAGTAGCGTATTTCATAAAAATGCCCGATAATACGCGCTTCTAG